One stretch of Mycolicibacterium fallax DNA includes these proteins:
- a CDS encoding pyridoxal phosphate-dependent aminotransferase, producing the protein MTARLRPLMADLPAYTPGKTVPGAIKLASNETVHGPLPSVRAAIDGAVDTLNRYPDNGYAALRARLATHIGSPGITAEHIAAGCGSVSLCQQLIQITAGVGDEVMFGWRAFEVYPLQVRVAGATPVPVPLREHIHDLDAMAAAVTERTRLIFICNPNNPTSTVVDPVALERFVAAVPGDVVIAIDEAYIEYVRDGLVPDSIGLVHRHPNVVVLRTFSKAYGLAGARVGYAVGQPDLIAALSKVYVPFTVSSLAQASAIASLDAADELMARTDAVVAERRRVSAELRALGYRLPEAQSNFVWLPLSPEQTSDFVTRCAEQARVLVRPYGTDGVRVSIGAPEENDAFLAFARSWI; encoded by the coding sequence ATGACCGCCCGCCTGCGCCCCCTGATGGCCGATCTGCCGGCCTACACCCCCGGCAAGACGGTGCCCGGCGCGATCAAACTGGCCAGCAACGAGACCGTGCACGGCCCGCTGCCCAGCGTGCGCGCCGCGATCGACGGCGCGGTCGACACCCTCAACCGGTACCCGGACAACGGCTACGCCGCGCTGCGGGCCCGGCTGGCCACCCACATCGGATCCCCCGGCATCACCGCCGAGCACATCGCCGCCGGCTGCGGCTCGGTCAGCCTGTGCCAACAACTGATCCAGATCACCGCCGGCGTCGGCGACGAGGTGATGTTCGGCTGGCGGGCCTTCGAGGTGTACCCGCTGCAGGTGCGGGTCGCCGGGGCCACCCCGGTGCCGGTGCCGCTGCGCGAGCACATCCACGACCTGGACGCGATGGCCGCCGCGGTGACCGAGCGGACCCGGCTGATCTTCATCTGCAACCCGAACAACCCGACCTCCACCGTCGTGGACCCGGTGGCGCTGGAGCGCTTCGTGGCCGCGGTGCCCGGCGACGTCGTCATCGCCATCGACGAGGCCTACATCGAGTACGTGCGCGACGGCCTGGTGCCCGACAGCATCGGCCTGGTGCACCGGCACCCCAACGTGGTGGTGCTGCGGACCTTCTCCAAGGCCTACGGGCTGGCCGGCGCCCGGGTCGGCTACGCCGTCGGGCAGCCGGATCTGATCGCCGCGCTGAGCAAGGTGTACGTGCCGTTCACCGTCAGCAGCCTGGCCCAGGCCTCCGCGATCGCCTCGCTGGACGCGGCCGACGAGCTGATGGCCCGCACCGATGCCGTCGTCGCCGAACGCCGACGGGTCAGCGCCGAGCTGCGGGCGCTGGGCTACCGGCTGCCCGAGGCGCAGTCCAACTTCGTCTGGCTGCCGCTGTCCCCCGAGCAGACCTCGGACTTCGTCACCCGCTGCGCCGAGCAGGCCCGGGTGCTGGTCCGCCCGTACGGCACCGACGGGGTGCGGGTCAGCATCGGCGCGCCGGAGGAGAACGACGCCTTCCTGGCCTTTGCCCGCAGCTGGATCTAG
- a CDS encoding Fic family protein, with protein sequence MDQVPYRTLKSIFHQRDRAGVEAEERSRRESPAAIHWDLIGGSQMFALMTPEVAALIERIMSFEPKIQAEWDGLPERARIHYLNRMVIDEIQATNEIEQVRSTRKEISAAIEAVRAEQPAANKRFMEMVRLYLGIGSDKAESPQTLDEIREIYDAVTAGEIRDEDAPDGLRFRLGPVSIESGTKTVHTGVVPESAIDDALTVMLSQGRDDSIPRLIRAVAAHFIFEYAHPFYDGNGRTGRYLLALDLRQVLAPYASLALSATVADNKDRYYRAFADAENPLNRGDLTPYLIVMLEIIAEAQHRLLLDLSERRGTIDAIAARLRVLVNDKEFPLNIGLDRASVPPVDPGDIAKMLFPLGQAHHFDVNRAVKLKTLADAMERSTQFARPRLQRLDDAGLIETVTRKPLRFRLTPRGASLLELDG encoded by the coding sequence ATGGATCAGGTGCCGTATAGGACGTTGAAGTCGATCTTCCATCAACGGGATCGCGCTGGCGTCGAAGCCGAGGAACGATCTCGACGCGAGTCTCCTGCCGCCATCCACTGGGACCTGATCGGCGGATCTCAGATGTTCGCGCTGATGACGCCCGAAGTCGCAGCGTTGATCGAACGGATCATGAGCTTCGAGCCCAAGATTCAGGCCGAGTGGGACGGGCTGCCAGAAAGGGCGCGAATCCACTATCTGAACCGCATGGTGATCGACGAGATTCAAGCGACCAACGAGATCGAACAGGTTCGGTCGACTCGGAAGGAGATCAGCGCGGCGATCGAGGCGGTTCGGGCGGAGCAGCCAGCCGCGAACAAGCGATTCATGGAGATGGTGCGGCTCTATCTCGGCATCGGCAGCGACAAGGCCGAAAGCCCGCAGACGCTCGACGAAATCCGGGAAATCTATGATGCGGTGACAGCGGGCGAGATTCGTGACGAAGACGCCCCCGACGGGCTGCGGTTCCGGCTGGGGCCGGTGTCGATCGAGTCAGGAACCAAAACCGTGCACACCGGAGTGGTGCCCGAGTCGGCGATCGACGACGCGCTCACTGTCATGCTGAGCCAAGGTCGCGACGACTCGATCCCCCGGCTGATCAGAGCCGTGGCCGCACACTTCATCTTCGAGTACGCGCACCCGTTCTATGACGGCAACGGCCGAACCGGGCGATACCTTCTGGCGCTGGACCTCCGTCAGGTGCTGGCTCCGTACGCGAGCCTGGCATTGTCGGCGACTGTCGCCGACAACAAAGATCGCTACTACCGTGCGTTCGCCGACGCGGAGAATCCGTTGAACCGCGGCGATCTGACGCCCTACCTGATCGTGATGCTGGAGATCATCGCTGAGGCGCAGCATCGCTTGCTGCTCGACCTCTCCGAACGTCGAGGGACGATCGATGCGATTGCGGCGCGGCTTCGCGTTCTCGTGAACGATAAGGAATTTCCGCTGAACATCGGACTCGATCGCGCGTCGGTGCCACCGGTAGATCCCGGTGACATCGCCAAAATGCTGTTCCCCCTGGGCCAGGCCCACCACTTCGATGTAAACCGCGCCGTCAAGTTGAAAACCCTGGCCGATGCGATGGAGCGATCCACCCAGTTCGCCCGGCCGCGACTCCAGCGTCTGGACGACGCTGGGCTCATTGAAACGGTGACGAGGAAACCACTACGCTTCCGACTCACACCGCGGGGCGCATCGCTTCTTGAACTGGACGGGTGA
- a CDS encoding oxygenase MpaB family protein — MTELTPVELLPGEAPLDADSLIWRWFGDNRMYLIGPRPAVLQNMLAELGQGVLDHSVFFTDTAERLKRTVGPILGTVYGSPEDNPGIAVRDFHAEIKGDMPDGSRYHALNPETYFWAHATFVEAVLYFADTFVHRLSDAEREQIYAESTTWYRRYGVSDRILPADYAAFCRYWDTMMDSVVVPHKTAAYGVGYVTKGFPKPKAVSPLAWKIIAPVFNPAAAFLTTGGLPPRARDLLGLPWTARQDRRYQRFAALWRSRPVNWVWDRLPMTVRYQGVARRAYARAGVRP, encoded by the coding sequence ATGACCGAGTTGACACCTGTCGAGTTACTCCCGGGTGAGGCGCCGCTGGACGCCGATTCGCTGATCTGGCGGTGGTTCGGCGACAACCGGATGTATCTGATCGGCCCGCGACCGGCCGTGCTGCAGAACATGCTCGCCGAGCTTGGGCAGGGCGTGCTGGACCACTCGGTGTTCTTCACCGACACCGCCGAACGGCTCAAACGCACCGTCGGCCCGATCCTCGGCACCGTGTACGGCTCGCCCGAGGACAACCCCGGGATCGCCGTGCGCGACTTCCACGCCGAGATCAAGGGCGACATGCCCGACGGGTCCCGCTACCACGCGCTGAACCCGGAGACGTATTTCTGGGCGCACGCCACCTTCGTCGAGGCGGTGCTGTACTTCGCCGACACCTTCGTGCACCGGCTCAGCGACGCCGAACGCGAACAGATCTACGCCGAATCCACCACCTGGTACCGCCGCTACGGTGTCAGCGACCGGATCCTGCCGGCCGACTACGCCGCCTTCTGCCGGTACTGGGACACCATGATGGACAGTGTCGTGGTGCCGCACAAGACCGCGGCCTACGGCGTCGGCTACGTCACCAAGGGATTCCCCAAGCCCAAGGCCGTCTCGCCGCTGGCGTGGAAGATCATCGCCCCGGTGTTCAACCCGGCCGCGGCGTTTCTCACCACCGGCGGCCTGCCGCCGCGTGCCCGCGACCTGCTCGGACTGCCGTGGACGGCCCGGCAGGACCGCCGCTATCAGCGGTTCGCCGCGCTGTGGCGGTCCCGGCCGGTGAACTGGGTGTGGGACCGACTGCCGATGACGGTGCGCTACCAGGGCGTGGCCCGGCGGGCCTATGCCCGCGCGGGGGTGCGGCCGTAG